TTCCGCAGAGTCCGCCGATTCCGCTGAGTCTGCCGACTCCGCTGAGTCCGCAGATTCCGCTGACGAAGCAGTGGAGACCGAAGAGAAGAAGTAATTTCTCGCTTCGGCACCATGTCCCTTAATATTGAGGGCATGAGTATCGAAAGGCCCGCCGTACCCTCACCGGACGGCGGGCTTTTTCGTGTCCGGATGGATCTGTCCTACGACGGCGCGTCCTTCTACGGCTGGGCGGTCCAAGATGACCTTCCGACCGTCCAGGGCACCCTGGAAGCGGCGCTAAAGGTACTGGTACGGAGGCCGGTCCGGCTGACGGTGGCCGGGCGGACCGACTCGGGGGTGCACGCCCGCGGCCAAGTGGTCCACTTTGACCTCACAGGGGAGGAATGGACGGGCCTGTCCCGCGGTGCGGCACTGACTCCCGAGGAGGCCCTGATCCGCCGCATGCGGGGAATCCTCAACAAGGACCTCACCATGCCGCTGCGCAAGGCCAAGGCGTCCAAGCGGGTCATCCACGCCATGGAAGGCGCCATCACGGTCCACTCGGCATCCCTGGCGCCAGAGGGCTTCGACGCCCGCTTCTCGGCCCTGTGGCGGCGCTACAGCTACCGCATCGCCGACCGGGAAGCCAGCCGCGATCCGCTCACGCGCACGGTCACTCTGTGGCACGACTTCGCGCTGGATGAGCACCGGATGAACGCCGCAGCCGACGCCGTGCTGGGGGTGAAGGACTTCCTGTCCTACTGCAAGCCCCGCACAGGGGCGACAACGGTCCGCGAGCTGCAGGAGTTTTCCTTTCTGCGCCGGCCCGACGGCGTGATCGAAGCCCACCTGCAGGCCGATGCCTTCTGCCACAACATGGTTAGGTCCCTCGTGGGCGGCGCCATGCTGGTGGGGGCGGGGGAGCGGACCCCCGAATGGCTGGGGGAACGTCTGCAGGCCCGGATCCGCGATTCAAAGTCCCTCCTGGCTGCGCCCCATCCCCTGATCCTCGAAGAGGTAAGGTATCCGGCCGATGCCCAAATGCAGCAGCGGGCCGAGAGCACGCGCGCCAAGCGCTCCCTCTCCGGCTTTTGACCTCGACCCGCAAGCAGGCTATTGTTTATAGTCGTTGTGCGTGTCCTACCTCGATAGGTCTATGCCCACGGGAGCGGCTCGGTTGCAGAGCCACCTGGCCCCGGGGAAATAGCCGAGTACATCAGGACCACTGGTTACATCAGTCCTCACCTGACCATCCGGTAAACGCATAGAGAAGCTGCGGACCATGTGGCATCCATATGAGCCGCGCCACCTAAGAAGAAGAAACGAAGGCAAAAACCGTGCGTACGTACACCCCGAAGCCCGGCGACATCAACCGCCAGTGGCACGTCATTGACGCCACCGACGTTGTCCTAGGCCGTCTTGCCAGCCAGACCGCAACACTGCTGCGCGGAAAGCACAAGCCGACCTTCGCTCCCCACATGGACATGGGCGATTTCGTCATCATCATCAACGCCGAGAAGGTTGCCCTCACCGGCGCCAAGCTCGAACAGAAGCGTGCCTACCGCCACTCGGGTTACCCGGGCGGTCTGTCCTCCGTCAACTACGCAGAACTGCTGGAGTCGAATCCGGTACGTGCAGTTGAGAAGGCCATCCGCGGCATGCTGCCCAAGAACTCCCTGGCTGCTCAGCAGATCAGCAAGCTCAAGGTCTACCGCGGTGCAGAGCACCCGCATGGAGCCCAGCAGCCCAAGACCTTCGAAATCACCCAGGTCGCCCAGTAGTTCTGGCCCCGCCAACTAAAGAATTAATTCAAGGAGAATCGTGGCTCAGAACACTGAAGAGCTCAATGAAACAACCGAGGAGCTTTCGAGCTACACCTCGGAAACCCCTGACGCAGCCGAGGCTGCTGTCAAGGAACGCCCGGCCCTGACTGTCTCCGGCTCTGCCGTTGGCCGCCGCAAGCAGGCTATTGCCCGCGTGCGCGTTGTCCCGGGTACCGGCAAGTGGCTGGTAAACGGCCGCGACCTGGCTGCTTACTTCCCGAACAAGCTGCACCAGCAGGACGTCAACGAGCCGTTCAAGGTCCTTGACCTTGATGGCGCCTACGACGTTATCGCCCGCATCCACGGCGGCGGCGCCTCCGGCCAGGCCGGCGCGCTGCGTCTGGGTGTTGCCCGTTCGCTGAACGAGATCGACCGCGAGAACAACCGCCCGACGCTGAAGAAGGCCGGTTACCTGACTCGTGACGCACGCGTCATCGAGCGCAAGAAGGCCGGTCTCAAGAAGGCCCGCAAGGCACCTCAGTACTCCAAGCGCTAATTCAGCGCTTCCCAAGACACATTCGCTGGAGCGAATGCGTCTTGGGGCCCTCGCGCCGAATTGGCGCTTGGCTCCACGCGCTAAAAAGTCGTTGGGGCCGGCGCGATCAGCGCGGGACAGCAGAAAGTGCGTCTTCCAGCTTTGGAAGGCGCACTTTCTGCGTTATGGACAAGGGAGTTTTCCGCCCTTTCCGCTCTCCGCTAAGTGTTGTTGGACACAGCAACCACCTACCTACCTGCCGGCGCTTCGTCTGCTGCGGCATCGAAGTGGCACAATAGCCCAGTGGGTTGCCCCTGGGGCTGCCTTCAGCCCTGCCCCCTGTTTGAGGATAATGTGCGATGACTAGATTGTTTGGAACTGACGGCGTCCGTGGATTGGCCAACGGCCTGATTACCGCCGAAGTGGCCCTGGGCCTGGCGCAGGCGGCCGCCGTCGTTCTGGGGCACCGGCGCGTTGAAGGCGGCCGGCGGCCTGTTGCAGTTGTTGCACGCGACCCCCGCATCAGCGGTCACTTCATCTCAGCGGCAGTGGAAGCAGGACTTGCGAGCTCGGGCGTTGACGTCTTTGACGCCGGCGTCCTGCCGACCCCCGCTGCGGCCTTCCTGGTCGCAGACCTTGACGCTGACTTCGGCGTCATGATTTCCGCCTCCCACAATGCGGCTCCCGACAATGGCATCAAGTTTCTGGCCCGCGGCGGCCAGAAGCTTGACGATGCGGCTGAAGATGCCATTGAAATTGAAATGGACAAGCCCAGCCTTCGTCCCACCGGCGCCGATGTTGGACGCATCCACCGGTTCGCTGATGCCGAAGACCGCTATGTCATCCACCTGCTCCAGACACTCCCGAACCGGCTGGACGGCCTGAAAGTGGTCTTGGACTGCGCCAACGGAGCCGCGAGCGGTTGCTCGCCCCAAGTTTTCGCCGATGCAGGGGCCGAAGTGGTGGTCATCGGGGCGGACCCCGACGGCGTCAACATCAATGAAGGCTGCGGATCCACCCACCTGGAAAAGCTGCAGGCGGCAGTACTGGAACACGGTGCAGACCTGGGCGTTGCGCACGACGGCGACGCCGACCGCTGCCTTGCCGTGGACCACGAGGGAACCGTCGTGGACGGTGACCAGATCATGGCGATCATGGCGGTTGCCCTGAAGTCCGCCGGCAAGCTCAAGGATGACACCCTCGTGGCCACGGTGATGAGCAACCTGGGCCTGAAGCTCGCACTGCGCGAAGCGGGCATCAGCCTTCGCGAGACCGGGGTGGGGGACCGGTACGTACTTGAGGGCATGCGCGAGGGCGGCTACAGCCTTGGCGGCGAGCAGTCCGGGCATGTCATTTTTTCTGAGCACGCAACAACCGGCGACGGTGTCCTCACCGGCCTGCAGCTCGCTGCTCAGGTGAAGCGCACCGGACGCACCCTCAAGGATCTTGCACAGGTCATGAACAAGCTCCCGCAGGTCCTGATCAACGTTAAGGGCGTCGACAAGGCAGCGGTCGGCAGCAATGACGCCGTTCTCCGCGCCGTGATGGACGCACGGACGATCCTGGGCGAAACAGGCCGGGTACTGCTCCGTCCCTCGGGCACCGAAGCGCTCGTCCGGGTCATGGTCGAAGCTGAAGACATGGAAACAGCTGCCTCAGTGGCTGCGAAGCTGGCCGAGACGGTGGAAAACAACCTGGCGCTGGAGCCGACCGAAGCCTGAGGGAGGGCCGGCCCCTACGTCTTGCGCAGCAGCATCCTGGTCACCGAGTGGTCGGCGTCCTTGGTCAGCACCAGCTGAGCACGTCCGCGCGTCGGCAGGACATTGGTCACCAGGTTTGGTTCATTGATGCGCTTCCAGATATCCAGCGCCGTGGCACGGGCTTCAGTGTCGGTCAGCCCGGCATAGCGGTGGAAATAGGATTCCGGATCAGCGAAGGCACCGCCGCGCAGTGACATGAAGCGCTGGACGTACCATTCCTCGATGTAGGAGGTGCGGGCGTCCACGTAAATGGAAAAGTCGAAGAAGTCGCTCAGCGCCAGTCCTGCCCTGCCGTCCGCCCGGGTGCGGGCGGGAGCCAGGACGTTGAGGCCTTCGACGATCAGCACGTCGGGCCGGTGTACGACAATTTCCTCATTCGGCACGATGTCGTAGGTCAGGTGCGAGTAGCGCGGCGCGCGCACTTCCTCGGCCCCGCTCTTGACGGCGCTGACAAAGCGCAGCAGGGCCCGGCGGTCGTAGGACTCCGGGAAACCCTTCCGGTCCATCAGACCCCGGCGCTTCAGCTCGGCGTTCGGATAGAGGAATCCGTCGGTGGTGATCAGTTCCACGTTCGGGGTATCCGGCCAACGGCGCAGCATCTCCCGCAGAACGCGCGCCGTGGTCGACTTTCCCACGGCCACTGACCCGGCCACCCCGATAACAAACGGTGTCCGGGTGGTTTTCTCGCCCAGGAAAGTGGTGGTTGCGCTGTGCAGCCGCCCGGCAGCCGCAACGTAGAGGTTGAGCAGGCGCGAGAGGGGCAGGTACACCTCCCGGACCTCGTCCAGGCTCAGCCGTTCGCCGAGCCCCCGCAGCCGCAGGATGTCGTCCTGGTTCAGGGGCGACCGTATTTCGTTGGAAAGCCGTGACCAGGTCTGCCGGTCCAGTTCCACGAACGGGGAAAAGCCACTGTCCGGTGCATTTCCGGAGGCTTTGGCTGGATGAGGGGCTGCCTTTGTACGGTCTGTCACTTTACGATTCTGCCCTGCCGTGCAGCCATTCCAAAACGGCCATGCCACGGCCCCGGCCGCGGCGGTTCGCAGGTGGTGCCGGTATTTTGGCGATGTAGGTAGTCGTGCCGGTAGTCTTAGCCGTATGTGTGGAATTGTTGGATATGCCGGTCGCCGCCCCAGTGCCGCCGCCGCAGGTGAGCTCAAGAGTCACGAGCACGGCGCGCTTGACGTCGTCATGGAGGGCCTGCGCCGACTGGAATACCGCGGGTACGATTCGGCGGGCGTTGCCGTTCTGACCGAAACCGGAATCGACTCCCGCAAGAAGTCAGGCAAGCTGGCCAACCTGATCGCCGAACTGGCCGCCGCACCCCTGCCCGAGGCAACCACGGGCATCGGCCACACCCGCTGGGCGACCCATGGTGGTCCCACTGATGAAAATGCCCACCCGCACCTGGCGGACGAGGGGCGTCTTGCAGTGATCCATAACGGGATCATCGAGAATTTCGCGGAACTCAAGGCAGAGCTGCTCGCAGCCGGCGCCGAGTTCATTTCCGAAACCGACACCGAGGTTGCTGCCGCATTGTTGGCCTCCGTGTACCGCGGCGAAGGCGGCGGAGACCTGGCCCTGTCCATGCAGCTTGCCTGCCGTCGGCTGGAGGGCGCCTTCACTCTGCTGGCCATCCACGCCGATTCACCGGACCTGGTCGTCGCTGCCCGCCGCAACTCCCCGCTCGTGGTGGGGCTGGGAGAGGGCGAGAACTTCCTGGGATCCGACGTCTCCGGCTTCATCGACTTCACCCGCCGCGCCGTTGAGCTGGGACAGGACCAGATCGTCAGCATCACCCCCGAACTGGTGGAGATTACCGACTTCTACGGCAACCCCGCCTCCGGCACCGAGTTCGAGGTCAACTGGGACGCCGCTGCAGCGGAAAAGGGCGGCTACCCGTCCTTCATGGAGAAGGAAATTAATGACCAGCCGCAGGCCGTGGGCGACACCCTGCTGGGCCGTTCCGACGTCGAAGGGCGTCTGACGCTGGACGAACTGCGCATTGATCCCGAAGAGCTCAAGGCCATCAACAAGATCATGGTCCTGGCGTGCGGAACTTCGGCCTACGCCGGCCAGGTGGCCAAGTACGCCATTGAGCACTGGTGCCGGATCCCGGTGGAGGTTGAGCTCAGCCACGAGTTCCGCTACCGCGACCCGATTGTTGACGCCAACACACTGATCGTCGCGATTTCCCAGTCCGGCGAAACCATGGACACCCTCATGGCCGTCCGTTACGCCAAGGAACAGGGCGCCAAGGTGCTTGCAATCTGCAACACCAACGGCTCCACCATCCCGCGCGAGTCCGACGCCGTGCTGTACACCCACGCCGGCCCCGAAATTGCGGTGGCTTCCACCAAGGCCTTCCTGGCGCAGATCACCGCCGCCTACCTGCTCGGCCTTTACCTGGCCCAGCTCCGCGGAGACAAGTTCCAGGGCGAAATCAAGGACATGCTCTCGGACCTTGGCAAGGTTCCCGCCAAGATCCAGCAGGTGCTGGATAACTCCGGACAGATCAAGGAACTCGCCGAGCTGATGGCGGACGCCAAGTCCGTGCTCTTCCTGGGCCGCCATGTTGGCTTCCCCGTTGCAATGGAAGGCGCCCTGAAGCTGAAGGAACTGGCCTACATCCATGCCGAGGGCTTCGCCGCAGGCGAGCTCAAGCACGGACCCATTGCGCTGATCGAAGAGGGCCAGCCCGTGTTCGTAGTGGTCCCCTCACCGCGGGGCCGGGATTCGCTTCACGCCAAGGTGGTTTCCAACATCCAGGAGATCCGCGCCCGCGGCGCCAAGACCATCGTGATTGCCGAAGAGGGCGACGACGCCGTGAAGGCCTATGCCGAGCACGTCTTCTACGTTCCCGAGACACCCACGCTGCTGGCACCGCTGCTGACCACCGTTCCGCTGCAGATCTTCGCCTGTGCCCTGGCCACTGCCAAGGGGTTCGACGTGGACCAGCCGCGGAACCTCGCCAAGTCAGTCACGGTCGAATAACCGGTGATCATTGGGATCGGCGTCGACGTGGTGGATATGCCGCGTTTTGGACGCCAGTTGGAACGGACACCCGGGCTTAGGACGCGGCTTTTTGTTCCAGCCGAACGCGAGCTGAACCTGCGTTCCCTCGCAGCCCGGTTTGCCGCGAAGGAAGCCGTTGCCAAGGCACTCGGCGCCCCGGCCGGCATGAACTGGCAGGACTGCCAAGTGGACCTTGACGCCGCCGGAGCACCCAGCGTCAGCGTCCGGGGAACGGTCGCAGCGGCTGCCGAAGCCAAGGGCGTCCGCACCTGGCATCTCTCGCTGAGCCACGACGGTGACGTTGCCACTGCCATGGTGATCGCCGAGGGTTAGTCTGGACACATGATCAGTGCGTACTCCGGCACCGCTGTGCGGGCCGCGGAAAAGCCGTTGCTCGCCGCCGGGGACGGACCTGCACTGATGCAGCGTGCGGCTTACGGCCTGTATGCCGCGTGCGTCCGGGAACTCCTGGCGGGCCGGGGTTCGCTGTACGGGGCCCGCGTCACCGTGCTGGCCGGCGCGGGCAACAACGGCGGAGACGCCCTGTACGCCGCCGCCAGGCTGGCCCGCCGCGGTGCGGGCATCACGGCTGTTCTCACGGCACCGGCGGCCCATCCCGAAGCCCTGGCGGAATTCCGGCGGCAGGGCGGCCGCGTGCTGGCACTGTCAGACGGAGTGCCGCAGGCCGCCGCCCTGTGCTCCGCGGCAGACCTGCTCATTGACGGAATCCTCGGCACCGGTGGCAGGGGAGGACTGCGCGGGGATGCCGCAGAACTGGCCCAGCACCTGGAGTCCGCGCGGCCGCCGCTGATCATTGCCTGCGACCTGCCCAGCGGAGTGGACGCCGACACCGGCGAAGCAGAGGGGAAAAACATCCCGGCGGATGTCACCGTGACCTTCGGAGCTTTCAAGACCGGGCTGCTGGCCGGCCCCGGGGCGCTGGCCGCCGGCCGCCTTGAATGCGTTGACATCGGCCTGCAGATGCCGCCGGAACCGCACCTGCGGAGGCTCGAAACCGCCGACGTGGCTGCGCTGTTGCCAGTCCCGCGCAAAACCGACCACAAGTACACCCGCGGAGTCCTGGGCATCGCCGCCGGATCCTCGACCTACCCGGGTGCTGCAGTCCTGGCCACGGGGGCAGCACTGGCCACCGGGGTCGGCATGGTCCGCTATCTGGGACCCGAAGCAGTATGCCGGCTGATCAATGCATCGCATCCCGAAGCCGTCTGCGCCACCGATACCGTTCCCGCCACCCATGTCCAGGCATGGCTGGTGGGCCCGGGAGCCGGCGCGGACGAAGAGCAGCGCCAGCGTGCCCAGGATGCCATGGCATCCGGACTTCCCGCCGTCGTCGACGCCGACGCCGTTGCCTACGCACAGCCGGGCCTGGGGGAGCACATCATTCTGACCCCGCACGCCGGCGAGCTCACCGCACTCCTGGCCAGGCTCGGCGACGGGGACATTTCCCGGGACAGGATCGAAGCCGATCCGCTGCGGTACGCCCGCCGCGCCGCCGAGTTGACCGGAGCAACGGTCCTGCTGAAAGGCTGGGCCACCATTACGGCGGCGCCATCCGGGGAAACATACAGCCAGGCGGAAGCGACACCCTGGCTCGCGGCGGCGGGCAGCGGTGACACGCTTTCCGGGATCCTGGGAGCGCTGCTGGCAACCGACCGCCGGGGCCGTGACGGCGCGCCGCCGCCCCCGCCGGGACACTATGCGGCACTGGCCGCCGCGGCAGCGAGCATTCACGGTCGGGCGGGGATCCGGGCCGCGGAGGCCGGACCTGTGCAGCCGTCGGCACTGCCGGAATCGGTGCGGACCGTGGTCCGGGACCTCATGACACCGGAGGCTGGCAATGAGGGCCGTTTAATGCTGGGCCCAGTCTGAGGTAGAAAGTAAGTAGACATACTATTCTTTTGTTGTCATCTGGACTAGTCAGGAGCTCTACATGGAAGTTTGGCCGGGAGATGCCTATCCGCTGGGCGCAACCTACGACGGAAACGGCACCAACTTTGCGCTGTACAGCGAGGTGGCCGATTCGGTCACGCTGTGCCTGTTCGACGACGACGGCGCTGAAGAGTGCGTGCGTCTGACCGAAGTGGACGGCTACGTGTGGCACGCCTACCTTCCCCACGTTCAGCCCGGGCAGAAGTACGGATACCGGGTGGACGGGCCGTATGATCCGGAAAACGGCAACCGCTGCAATCCGAACAAGCTCCTGCTGGATCCCTATGCCAAGGCTGTTGCCGGCGAAATCGACTGGGATCAGTCGCTCTTTGGCTACAACTTCGGTGACGAAAACTCCCGCAACGACGAGGACTCCGCCTCGCACATGATGATGGGCGTTGTCATCAACCCCTTCTTCGACTGGGACGGGGACCGCAAGCCGAAGATCCCCTACCACCGCTCCGTCATTTACGAGGCCCACGTGAAGGGCCTGACCCAGCGGCATCCGGAGGTGCCCGAGGAGCAGCGCGGCACCTACGCCGGCGTGGCTCATCCGGCCGTCATTGCCCACCTGCAGAAACTGGGCATCACGGCCATCGAGCTGATGCCGGTGCACCAGTTCGTCAACGACTCCACACTGCAGGAAAAGGGCCTCTCCAACTACTGGGGCTACAACACCATTGGCTTCTTCGCGCCGCAGAACACGTACAGCGCCACCGGCGACGAGGGTCAGCAGGTCCAGGAGTTCAAGGCCATGGTGCGGGCCCTGCACCTGGCCGGCATCGAAGTCATCCTGGACGTGGTCTACAACCACACTGCCGAGGGAAACCACCTCGGCCCCACCCTGTCCTTCCGCGGCATCGACAACCAGGCCTACTACCGGCTGATGGATGACGACAAGCGGTACTACATGGACTACACCGGCACCGGCAACTCCCTGAACGTGGGCAACCCGCATTCCCTGCAGCTGCTCATGGATTCGCTGCGCTACTGGGTCACCGAAATGCACGTGGACGGCTTCCGCTTTGACCTTGCCTCCACGCTGGCACGCGAGTTCTACGACGTCGACCGCCTGTCCACCTTCTTCGAACTGGTGCAGCAGGACCCCGTGGTTTCCCAGGTGAAGCTCATTGCAGAGCCATGGGACATTGGCCCGGGTGGTTACCAGGTGGGCAACTTCCCGCCGCAGTGGACCGAATGGAACGGAAAGTACCGCGACACCGTCCGTGATTTCTGGCGGGGAGAACCCTCCACACTGGGCGAGTTTGCCTCCCGCATCACCGGCTCCGCCGACCTGTACGAGTCTTCGGCCCGGCGGCCGGTGGCTTCGATCAACTTTGTCACCGCCCATGACGGCTTCACGCTGAATGACCTGGTCTCCTACAACGAAAAGCACAACGAAGCCAACGGCGAAGACAACAACGACGGCGAATCCCACAACCGCTCCTGGAACTGCGGGGTTGAGGGTCCCACCGATGACCCCAACGTGCTGTCGCTGCGCGCCCGGCAGCAGCGCAACTTCCTGGCCACCCTGCTGCTGTCTCAGGGCGTCCCCATGATCGCCCACGGCGACGAACTCGGGCGCACCCAGCAGGGAAACAACAACACCTACGCCCAGGACTCCGAACTCAGCTGGATCAACTGGGAGCAGATGGACGCCCCGCTGATGGAGTTCACGGCAGCAGTGAATACCCTGCGGGCCGAGCATCCGACCTTCCGTCGCCGCCGTTTCTTCGACGGGCGGCCGGTGCGCCGCGGCGAGGGCGAGGCCCTGCCGGACATCGTCTGGCTGACCGAGGACGGCACGCCGATGACCCCGGATGACTGGGACACCCCAGTCAGCCGCTCACTGGGCGTGTTCCTCAACGGACAGGGAATTTCCGGCAAGGACGCCCGCGGGCAGCGCATCACCGACCTGAACTTCCTGCTGTACTTCAACGCGCACGACGAGGCCGTCAAGGTGACGATCCCGTCGAAGGAGTATGCCCCCATGTGGGATGAGGTCATCGACACCGCGGGTGAGTACGCGGACTCGGCTCCCATCCCCGCCGACGGACGGATCACCGTGGCGGCCAAGTCCCTGGTGGTGCTGCGGGCGCATGAGGAGGAAGAGGAACACGACCACTCGGTGGCCGCATCCCTGGCCGCGCTGGCCGGTTCCAAGGCCCAGAGCCCGGAGGTCGCTGGATGAGGACACCACACTCAACGTACCGGCTCCAGATCCGCCCGTCCTTCACCCTGCAGGACGCCGCGGACCTCGTTCCGTACCTTG
This genomic interval from Arthrobacter citreus contains the following:
- the coaA gene encoding type I pantothenate kinase, encoding MTDRTKAAPHPAKASGNAPDSGFSPFVELDRQTWSRLSNEIRSPLNQDDILRLRGLGERLSLDEVREVYLPLSRLLNLYVAAAGRLHSATTTFLGEKTTRTPFVIGVAGSVAVGKSTTARVLREMLRRWPDTPNVELITTDGFLYPNAELKRRGLMDRKGFPESYDRRALLRFVSAVKSGAEEVRAPRYSHLTYDIVPNEEIVVHRPDVLIVEGLNVLAPARTRADGRAGLALSDFFDFSIYVDARTSYIEEWYVQRFMSLRGGAFADPESYFHRYAGLTDTEARATALDIWKRINEPNLVTNVLPTRGRAQLVLTKDADHSVTRMLLRKT
- the rpsI gene encoding 30S ribosomal protein S9, whose protein sequence is MAQNTEELNETTEELSSYTSETPDAAEAAVKERPALTVSGSAVGRRKQAIARVRVVPGTGKWLVNGRDLAAYFPNKLHQQDVNEPFKVLDLDGAYDVIARIHGGGASGQAGALRLGVARSLNEIDRENNRPTLKKAGYLTRDARVIERKKAGLKKARKAPQYSKR
- a CDS encoding holo-ACP synthase, producing the protein MIIGIGVDVVDMPRFGRQLERTPGLRTRLFVPAERELNLRSLAARFAAKEAVAKALGAPAGMNWQDCQVDLDAAGAPSVSVRGTVAAAAEAKGVRTWHLSLSHDGDVATAMVIAEG
- the glmM gene encoding phosphoglucosamine mutase, giving the protein MTRLFGTDGVRGLANGLITAEVALGLAQAAAVVLGHRRVEGGRRPVAVVARDPRISGHFISAAVEAGLASSGVDVFDAGVLPTPAAAFLVADLDADFGVMISASHNAAPDNGIKFLARGGQKLDDAAEDAIEIEMDKPSLRPTGADVGRIHRFADAEDRYVIHLLQTLPNRLDGLKVVLDCANGAASGCSPQVFADAGAEVVVIGADPDGVNINEGCGSTHLEKLQAAVLEHGADLGVAHDGDADRCLAVDHEGTVVDGDQIMAIMAVALKSAGKLKDDTLVATVMSNLGLKLALREAGISLRETGVGDRYVLEGMREGGYSLGGEQSGHVIFSEHATTGDGVLTGLQLAAQVKRTGRTLKDLAQVMNKLPQVLINVKGVDKAAVGSNDAVLRAVMDARTILGETGRVLLRPSGTEALVRVMVEAEDMETAASVAAKLAETVENNLALEPTEA
- the glgX gene encoding glycogen debranching protein GlgX is translated as MEVWPGDAYPLGATYDGNGTNFALYSEVADSVTLCLFDDDGAEECVRLTEVDGYVWHAYLPHVQPGQKYGYRVDGPYDPENGNRCNPNKLLLDPYAKAVAGEIDWDQSLFGYNFGDENSRNDEDSASHMMMGVVINPFFDWDGDRKPKIPYHRSVIYEAHVKGLTQRHPEVPEEQRGTYAGVAHPAVIAHLQKLGITAIELMPVHQFVNDSTLQEKGLSNYWGYNTIGFFAPQNTYSATGDEGQQVQEFKAMVRALHLAGIEVILDVVYNHTAEGNHLGPTLSFRGIDNQAYYRLMDDDKRYYMDYTGTGNSLNVGNPHSLQLLMDSLRYWVTEMHVDGFRFDLASTLAREFYDVDRLSTFFELVQQDPVVSQVKLIAEPWDIGPGGYQVGNFPPQWTEWNGKYRDTVRDFWRGEPSTLGEFASRITGSADLYESSARRPVASINFVTAHDGFTLNDLVSYNEKHNEANGEDNNDGESHNRSWNCGVEGPTDDPNVLSLRARQQRNFLATLLLSQGVPMIAHGDELGRTQQGNNNTYAQDSELSWINWEQMDAPLMEFTAAVNTLRAEHPTFRRRRFFDGRPVRRGEGEALPDIVWLTEDGTPMTPDDWDTPVSRSLGVFLNGQGISGKDARGQRITDLNFLLYFNAHDEAVKVTIPSKEYAPMWDEVIDTAGEYADSAPIPADGRITVAAKSLVVLRAHEEEEEHDHSVAASLAALAGSKAQSPEVAG
- the glmS gene encoding glutamine--fructose-6-phosphate transaminase (isomerizing), which encodes MCGIVGYAGRRPSAAAAGELKSHEHGALDVVMEGLRRLEYRGYDSAGVAVLTETGIDSRKKSGKLANLIAELAAAPLPEATTGIGHTRWATHGGPTDENAHPHLADEGRLAVIHNGIIENFAELKAELLAAGAEFISETDTEVAAALLASVYRGEGGGDLALSMQLACRRLEGAFTLLAIHADSPDLVVAARRNSPLVVGLGEGENFLGSDVSGFIDFTRRAVELGQDQIVSITPELVEITDFYGNPASGTEFEVNWDAAAAEKGGYPSFMEKEINDQPQAVGDTLLGRSDVEGRLTLDELRIDPEELKAINKIMVLACGTSAYAGQVAKYAIEHWCRIPVEVELSHEFRYRDPIVDANTLIVAISQSGETMDTLMAVRYAKEQGAKVLAICNTNGSTIPRESDAVLYTHAGPEIAVASTKAFLAQITAAYLLGLYLAQLRGDKFQGEIKDMLSDLGKVPAKIQQVLDNSGQIKELAELMADAKSVLFLGRHVGFPVAMEGALKLKELAYIHAEGFAAGELKHGPIALIEEGQPVFVVVPSPRGRDSLHAKVVSNIQEIRARGAKTIVIAEEGDDAVKAYAEHVFYVPETPTLLAPLLTTVPLQIFACALATAKGFDVDQPRNLAKSVTVE
- the rplM gene encoding 50S ribosomal protein L13 — encoded protein: MRTYTPKPGDINRQWHVIDATDVVLGRLASQTATLLRGKHKPTFAPHMDMGDFVIIINAEKVALTGAKLEQKRAYRHSGYPGGLSSVNYAELLESNPVRAVEKAIRGMLPKNSLAAQQISKLKVYRGAEHPHGAQQPKTFEITQVAQ
- a CDS encoding NAD(P)H-hydrate epimerase; the encoded protein is MISAYSGTAVRAAEKPLLAAGDGPALMQRAAYGLYAACVRELLAGRGSLYGARVTVLAGAGNNGGDALYAAARLARRGAGITAVLTAPAAHPEALAEFRRQGGRVLALSDGVPQAAALCSAADLLIDGILGTGGRGGLRGDAAELAQHLESARPPLIIACDLPSGVDADTGEAEGKNIPADVTVTFGAFKTGLLAGPGALAAGRLECVDIGLQMPPEPHLRRLETADVAALLPVPRKTDHKYTRGVLGIAAGSSTYPGAAVLATGAALATGVGMVRYLGPEAVCRLINASHPEAVCATDTVPATHVQAWLVGPGAGADEEQRQRAQDAMASGLPAVVDADAVAYAQPGLGEHIILTPHAGELTALLARLGDGDISRDRIEADPLRYARRAAELTGATVLLKGWATITAAPSGETYSQAEATPWLAAAGSGDTLSGILGALLATDRRGRDGAPPPPPGHYAALAAAAASIHGRAGIRAAEAGPVQPSALPESVRTVVRDLMTPEAGNEGRLMLGPV
- a CDS encoding tRNA pseudouridine synthase A, whose protein sequence is MSIERPAVPSPDGGLFRVRMDLSYDGASFYGWAVQDDLPTVQGTLEAALKVLVRRPVRLTVAGRTDSGVHARGQVVHFDLTGEEWTGLSRGAALTPEEALIRRMRGILNKDLTMPLRKAKASKRVIHAMEGAITVHSASLAPEGFDARFSALWRRYSYRIADREASRDPLTRTVTLWHDFALDEHRMNAAADAVLGVKDFLSYCKPRTGATTVRELQEFSFLRRPDGVIEAHLQADAFCHNMVRSLVGGAMLVGAGERTPEWLGERLQARIRDSKSLLAAPHPLILEEVRYPADAQMQQRAESTRAKRSLSGF